One genomic window of Prochlorococcus marinus str. NATL2A includes the following:
- a CDS encoding AAA family ATPase, translating to MSNWEEQLDLLIRARTPIIWIRSNEEERVETLLQNSTKRLSPRRLATWDYIDGISNVLNSNNLGSRQPMAVLEWLKKLDESSPTILLLKDFHHFCEDPGILRMLKNLTINLRSKPHSIVISSGLWSPSNDLEEDLTILDLPLPKENEIKTLLSNIAQASNSQLDENVLKELTNACGGLSESRIRKVAARALAQRGQIGKKDLIEVLEEKRQSIARSEVLEYCKTNKSPNDVGGLQILKDWLKQRKQAFSEEAKDFGLPLPKGVLLVGPQGTGKTLVAKAIANSWSMPLLRLDVGRLFAGLVGASEARTRETIQRAEAMAPCILWIDEIDKAFGGDGRSDGGTSQRVLANILTWMSEKTSSVFLVATANGIDKLPPELLRKGRFDEIFMLELPSRNERHSILELHLQKRRPNLKIDLNAALDRTEGFSGAELEQSVIEAMYFAFAEKRELVEGDLILATSQLVPLSRTAREQLESLREWASSGRARASSPKLF from the coding sequence ATGTCTAATTGGGAGGAACAACTTGATCTACTAATTCGAGCTAGAACTCCAATTATTTGGATAAGGAGTAACGAAGAAGAAAGAGTTGAAACTCTTTTACAAAATTCTACTAAAAGGCTTTCTCCAAGAAGACTTGCAACTTGGGATTACATTGATGGAATCAGTAATGTTCTTAATTCCAATAATCTTGGGTCAAGGCAGCCAATGGCCGTCCTTGAATGGCTTAAAAAACTGGATGAAAGTTCTCCTACTATCCTTTTGCTTAAGGATTTTCACCATTTTTGCGAAGATCCAGGCATTCTAAGAATGCTAAAAAATCTAACTATTAATCTTCGTTCCAAGCCTCATTCAATAGTTATAAGTTCTGGATTATGGAGCCCCTCAAATGATTTAGAAGAAGATCTAACGATTCTTGATCTTCCACTACCCAAGGAAAATGAAATCAAGACCCTTTTATCAAATATTGCTCAAGCTAGTAATTCTCAATTAGACGAAAACGTTCTTAAGGAACTTACAAATGCATGTGGTGGTCTAAGTGAATCAAGGATCCGTAAAGTAGCCGCTAGGGCTCTTGCGCAAAGAGGTCAAATTGGTAAAAAAGATTTAATAGAAGTACTGGAGGAAAAACGCCAATCTATTGCGCGTAGTGAAGTACTGGAATATTGCAAAACAAATAAGTCGCCAAATGACGTTGGTGGTTTACAAATATTGAAAGATTGGTTGAAGCAAAGGAAACAAGCCTTCTCCGAAGAAGCAAAAGATTTTGGATTACCTTTACCTAAAGGTGTTTTATTAGTTGGCCCTCAAGGGACAGGAAAAACTCTAGTAGCGAAAGCAATAGCGAATAGCTGGTCTATGCCCTTGTTAAGACTTGATGTAGGCAGATTATTTGCTGGATTAGTTGGAGCCAGTGAAGCACGGACAAGGGAGACCATTCAGCGAGCCGAAGCTATGGCACCTTGCATTTTATGGATTGACGAAATTGACAAAGCTTTTGGCGGAGATGGGAGGAGTGACGGAGGAACCAGTCAAAGAGTGCTTGCAAATATTCTTACGTGGATGTCAGAAAAAACTTCTTCTGTCTTTCTTGTAGCCACTGCAAATGGAATAGATAAACTTCCTCCTGAACTACTTAGGAAAGGAAGATTTGATGAAATTTTCATGCTGGAATTACCCTCCAGGAATGAAAGACATAGCATTCTTGAACTTCATCTTCAAAAACGAAGACCTAATTTAAAAATTGATTTAAATGCTGCTTTGGATAGAACAGAGGGATTCTCTGGTGCTGAATTAGAACAATCCGTTATCGAGGCAATGTACTTTGCATTTGCAGAGAAAAGAGAGCTTGTTGAAGGTGATTTAATTCTCGCTACAAGTCAACTAGTTCCTCTTTCAAGAACTGCAAGAGAACAACTTGAATCTTTAAGAGAATGGGCTTCTAGCGGAAGAGCAAGAGCTTCATCTCCAAAACTTTTTTAG
- the serS gene encoding serine--tRNA ligase yields MIDQRLLRENPNLISEGLKSRGMDVDLGPLQKFCKDLKELEEKRNSLQAQGNSIGKEVGQKIKQGLPHDSEEISNLRVKGNQIKKQVGIIEEEEKSISNKLNEQILCLPNLPEKNSLEGKNEKDNKELRRWGEPISGNTLKEHWEIANQLNLWDSERSSVIAKSRFVTLFKHAAKLERSLINFMLDLHIKKGYLEVLPPALVNTASLTGSGQLPKFAEESFRCADDDLWLTPTAEVPITSLHRGEIIPRDLLPLRYVAYSPCFRREAGSYGRDTRGLIRLHQFNKVELYWFSTPERSEDALEQITSDAESVLQELELPYRVIQLCTGDLGFSAKKTYDLEVWLPGANTFREISSCSNCGDFQARRSSIRTKDNNKKNILLHTLNGSGLAIGRTMAAILENGQQSDGSINLPKALIPYFGSNKLKPE; encoded by the coding sequence GTGATAGATCAGAGACTTCTAAGAGAAAATCCTAATTTAATTTCGGAAGGGCTTAAATCAAGAGGAATGGATGTTGACTTAGGACCTCTACAAAAATTCTGCAAAGATCTTAAAGAGCTAGAAGAAAAGAGAAATTCTCTACAAGCACAGGGGAATTCAATTGGGAAAGAGGTTGGACAAAAAATAAAACAAGGTCTTCCTCATGATTCTGAGGAGATTTCAAATCTTCGTGTTAAGGGCAATCAAATCAAAAAACAAGTTGGAATAATTGAAGAGGAAGAGAAATCAATTTCAAATAAATTAAATGAACAAATCCTTTGCTTACCGAATCTTCCAGAGAAGAATTCTCTGGAAGGGAAAAACGAAAAAGATAATAAGGAACTAAGAAGATGGGGAGAACCTATTTCGGGAAATACTTTAAAAGAGCATTGGGAAATTGCTAATCAATTAAACCTCTGGGATAGTGAGAGATCTTCTGTAATAGCAAAAAGTCGATTTGTAACCCTTTTTAAGCACGCTGCAAAACTTGAGAGATCACTTATAAATTTCATGCTTGATTTACATATTAAAAAAGGATATTTAGAAGTTCTTCCTCCAGCTCTTGTTAACACAGCCAGTCTTACTGGTTCTGGACAGTTACCAAAATTTGCAGAAGAAAGTTTTCGGTGTGCTGATGATGATTTATGGCTGACACCTACTGCTGAAGTTCCAATAACATCTCTCCATCGTGGAGAGATCATCCCTAGAGATTTGCTGCCATTAAGGTACGTTGCTTATAGCCCTTGTTTCAGAAGAGAAGCGGGAAGTTACGGAAGGGATACGAGAGGTCTGATCAGACTTCATCAATTCAATAAAGTTGAACTTTATTGGTTTTCTACTCCAGAAAGATCTGAAGATGCTCTAGAACAAATCACATCTGATGCAGAGTCTGTGTTGCAAGAACTTGAACTACCTTATCGAGTAATTCAACTTTGCACAGGCGACTTAGGTTTCTCAGCAAAAAAAACTTATGATTTGGAGGTTTGGCTTCCAGGTGCTAACACTTTTAGAGAAATATCTAGTTGCAGTAATTGTGGAGATTTTCAAGCTAGACGTTCATCAATACGAACAAAAGATAACAATAAAAAAAATATACTTTTGCATACATTAAATGGAAGTGGATTGGCTATTGGTCGCACTATGGCTGCGATTTTGGAAAATGGTCAACAAAGTGATGGAAGTATCAATTTGCCAAAAGCCTTAATACCTTACTTCGGTTCAAACAAATTAAAGCCAGAATAA
- the rseP gene encoding RIP metalloprotease RseP, with protein MNVLLSIAVLGLLIFFHESGHFLAAVLQKIKVSGFSIGFGPALLKKEINGITYSLRSLPLGGFVSFPDEETDSLVQPNDPDLLKNRPIHQRAIVISAGVIANLLLAWIVLIGQASFVGIPNQPEPGVIIMGIQPDEPAFNSGLVAGDRIMSVNGKELGSGKEGIMNLVNIIQNSSGEELLFERVNEGANDTVSIIPAENEGNGRIGAQLQPNLPNEVSKAKNIGEIFNSSNSQFYELLSRTVIGYKSLITNFSSTAQQLSGPVKIVEIGAQLSEQGGSGLVLFSALVSINLAVLNSLPLPLLDGGQLVLLILESIRGKPVPEKIQLAFMQSGFVLLVGLSVVLIIRDTTQLALVQQFVHRQ; from the coding sequence ATGAACGTTCTCTTATCTATAGCTGTACTTGGCCTTCTGATTTTTTTTCATGAATCTGGTCATTTTTTAGCAGCAGTACTTCAAAAAATTAAAGTCAGTGGATTTTCAATTGGTTTCGGACCAGCTCTTTTGAAAAAGGAAATAAATGGTATTACTTATTCACTTAGATCGCTTCCTTTAGGTGGATTCGTTTCCTTTCCTGATGAAGAAACTGATTCACTAGTTCAACCTAATGACCCAGATCTTTTAAAGAATAGACCAATTCACCAAAGAGCAATAGTTATTTCAGCGGGTGTCATAGCAAATTTATTACTTGCATGGATTGTACTTATTGGTCAAGCAAGCTTTGTAGGAATTCCTAATCAACCTGAGCCAGGAGTAATAATCATGGGAATCCAACCAGATGAGCCTGCATTTAATTCTGGATTAGTGGCTGGAGATCGAATAATGAGCGTAAACGGGAAAGAATTAGGAAGCGGTAAGGAGGGGATTATGAATTTAGTCAATATCATTCAAAATTCATCGGGGGAAGAATTACTTTTTGAAAGAGTTAATGAAGGAGCAAACGATACAGTTTCTATAATTCCAGCTGAAAACGAAGGGAATGGGAGGATAGGAGCTCAATTGCAACCAAATCTTCCTAATGAAGTATCGAAAGCAAAAAATATTGGAGAAATATTTAATAGCTCGAATTCACAATTTTATGAATTACTAAGTCGAACAGTTATTGGCTATAAAAGCTTGATTACTAATTTCTCTTCAACGGCTCAGCAGTTAAGTGGTCCAGTCAAAATTGTTGAAATTGGAGCTCAGCTCTCAGAGCAAGGGGGCTCAGGTCTTGTACTCTTTTCTGCTTTGGTTTCAATTAACCTTGCAGTTCTTAACTCGTTACCGTTGCCACTGCTAGATGGAGGACAACTTGTACTTCTAATTCTAGAAAGTATCAGAGGGAAGCCTGTTCCTGAAAAAATTCAATTAGCTTTTATGCAATCAGGATTTGTTTTACTTGTAGGACTAAGTGTTGTTTTGATAATCCGAGATACTACTCAGCTAGCATTAGTTCAACAGTTTGTTCACAGACAATAA
- the rpsN gene encoding 30S ribosomal protein S14 — translation MAKKSMIARDVKRKKLVERYAAKRKSLIEAFKSAKDPMERLEIHRKIQALPRNCAPNRIRNRCWATGKPRGVYRDFGLCRNQLRSRAHNGELPGVVKSSW, via the coding sequence ATGGCCAAAAAGTCAATGATAGCGCGTGATGTAAAGCGCAAGAAACTAGTAGAAAGATACGCAGCTAAGCGTAAATCTCTTATTGAGGCTTTCAAATCAGCCAAGGATCCTATGGAAAGACTAGAAATCCATAGAAAAATACAAGCTTTGCCTAGAAATTGTGCACCAAATAGAATTAGAAATCGTTGTTGGGCTACAGGAAAGCCAAGAGGAGTTTATAGAGATTTTGGACTTTGCAGAAATCAACTTAGATCAAGAGCTCATAACGGAGAATTGCCAGGAGTAGTAAAATCCAGCTGGTAA
- a CDS encoding polyribonucleotide nucleotidyltransferase — MQGQTKSVSFDGREIKLTTGRFAPQAGGSVMIECGDTSVLVTATKSSGREGVDFLPLMCDYEERLYAAGRIPGSFMRREGRPPERATLISRLIDRPMRPLFPGWMRDDIQIVATCLSLDERVPADVLAVTGASMATLMAGIPFQGPMAAVRVGLLGDDFVLNPSYREIERGDLDLVVAGTPDGVVMVEAGANQLSEQDVIEAIDFGYEAITELINAQKEVLKESGIKQEMPKAPEIDDTISTYLDKNCTKSISEVLKNFDQTKEERDNKIEEIKISISAKIDGLKDDNAVKKSLSLNNKLLENSYKALTKKLMREQIIKEGKRVDGRELNEVRAIDADAAVLPNRVHGSALFQRGLTQVLSTATLGTPSDAQEMDDLNPNTDKTYIHHYNFPPYSVGETRPMRTPGRREVGHGALAERALIPVLPAKDTFPYVLRVVSEVLSSNGSTSMASVCGSTLALMDAGVPLKAPVGGAAMGLIKEGKEVRILTDIQGIEDFLGDMDFKVAGTEKGITALQMDMKITGLPIETIGEAINQALPARTHILGKMLDAIETPKDNLSPHAPRLLSFRIDPELIGTVIGPGGRTIKGITERTNTKIDIEDGGIVTIASHDGAAAEEAQRIIEGLTRKVHEGEIFPGSITRIIPIGAFVEILPGKEGMIHISQLSEARVEKVEDVVKVGDQVTVRVREIDNRGRINLTLRGVSQNGGMSNYPEPTPTPVAPLT; from the coding sequence GTGCAAGGTCAGACAAAATCCGTTTCTTTCGATGGTAGAGAGATAAAGCTCACTACAGGGAGATTTGCTCCACAAGCTGGTGGTTCAGTAATGATTGAGTGTGGGGACACCTCTGTCCTAGTAACAGCAACAAAATCATCAGGAAGAGAGGGGGTTGATTTCTTACCCTTAATGTGTGATTACGAAGAAAGGCTATATGCGGCAGGAAGGATTCCAGGGAGTTTCATGCGTCGTGAAGGGCGTCCTCCTGAGAGAGCAACTTTAATTTCACGACTTATTGATCGTCCAATGAGACCTCTTTTCCCAGGTTGGATGAGAGACGATATCCAAATAGTTGCTACATGCCTCTCCTTAGACGAGAGAGTTCCAGCGGATGTTTTGGCTGTTACTGGAGCTTCAATGGCAACATTAATGGCAGGTATTCCTTTCCAAGGACCTATGGCTGCTGTTCGCGTTGGGCTCTTGGGTGATGACTTTGTCCTGAATCCTAGTTATCGAGAAATAGAAAGAGGTGATCTAGACCTTGTAGTTGCTGGAACTCCAGATGGTGTAGTAATGGTTGAAGCAGGAGCCAATCAACTTTCAGAACAAGACGTTATTGAAGCCATTGATTTTGGCTACGAAGCCATAACTGAATTAATCAATGCTCAAAAAGAAGTTTTAAAAGAATCTGGAATCAAGCAAGAGATGCCTAAAGCCCCTGAGATTGATGACACTATATCAACCTATTTAGATAAAAACTGCACAAAATCAATTAGTGAAGTTCTAAAGAACTTTGATCAAACAAAGGAAGAGAGAGACAATAAAATCGAAGAAATAAAGATAAGTATTTCTGCAAAAATAGATGGACTAAAAGATGATAATGCTGTAAAAAAATCTCTTTCTTTAAATAACAAGCTCCTAGAAAATAGTTATAAAGCTTTAACTAAAAAGTTAATGAGAGAGCAGATAATCAAAGAAGGTAAAAGAGTCGATGGAAGAGAATTAAATGAAGTAAGAGCTATTGATGCTGATGCTGCAGTTTTACCTAATAGAGTTCATGGATCAGCGTTATTCCAAAGAGGTTTAACTCAAGTCCTCTCCACTGCAACATTGGGCACTCCAAGCGATGCTCAGGAAATGGACGATTTAAACCCTAATACTGATAAAACCTACATACATCATTACAACTTCCCACCTTACTCAGTGGGAGAGACTCGACCAATGCGAACTCCTGGAAGAAGAGAAGTTGGTCATGGAGCTTTAGCAGAAAGGGCGTTAATACCTGTACTACCAGCAAAAGATACTTTCCCATATGTTTTAAGAGTTGTTAGCGAAGTCTTGAGTTCAAACGGCTCTACTTCTATGGCTTCAGTATGTGGAAGTACTCTTGCACTTATGGATGCAGGAGTCCCATTAAAAGCCCCTGTAGGTGGAGCAGCTATGGGTTTAATCAAAGAAGGAAAAGAAGTACGGATATTGACTGATATTCAAGGCATTGAAGACTTTCTTGGAGACATGGATTTCAAAGTTGCAGGGACAGAAAAAGGAATTACAGCCTTGCAAATGGATATGAAAATAACTGGACTTCCAATTGAGACAATTGGGGAAGCTATTAATCAAGCACTTCCTGCGAGGACACACATATTAGGAAAAATGCTAGATGCAATTGAGACACCAAAAGACAACTTATCTCCTCATGCCCCAAGATTGTTAAGCTTTAGAATCGATCCAGAGCTCATAGGAACTGTTATTGGCCCTGGAGGAAGAACAATAAAGGGGATCACAGAGAGAACTAACACAAAAATCGATATAGAAGATGGAGGGATTGTCACTATTGCATCTCATGACGGAGCAGCTGCAGAAGAAGCGCAGAGGATTATTGAAGGTTTAACGAGAAAAGTACATGAGGGAGAAATTTTCCCTGGCTCTATCACAAGAATCATTCCAATTGGCGCCTTTGTTGAAATCCTTCCTGGTAAAGAAGGAATGATACATATTTCTCAATTATCCGAAGCAAGAGTTGAAAAAGTTGAAGATGTTGTAAAAGTTGGAGACCAAGTGACTGTAAGGGTAAGAGAAATAGATAATCGTGGGCGCATTAATTTAACTTTGAGAGGAGTCTCTCAAAATGGTGGAATGAGCAATTACCCTGAGCCAACTCCTACTCCTGTTGCCCCTCTTACTTAA
- a CDS encoding 3'(2'),5'-bisphosphate nucleotidase CysQ family protein — protein sequence MSIDLVVPKEVELPTLLDELRKLSWASADVLMAYARGGEPPYGFPKSLNVEEGGDGPVSAADMAVNELLISGLKDNLAFKEWDILSEETSKEKTFQQDNYKKDWCWILDPLDGTKDFLQGSENYAVHIALAYKKKPKIGIVLIPEKNELWFGIVGIGAWFEDRDGSKNHFSFSDRLDISKLILVSSKNHQQSKLNNLLSTLCFGETKKIGSVGCKVASILRGEADVYISLSGKTSPKDWDMAAPHALIEAAGGMFSHADGKNLVYQEKNYSQSGCLIASHGKSHQKICQKAMDFFSLEEPKYFV from the coding sequence ATGTCTATTGATCTTGTTGTGCCAAAAGAGGTCGAATTACCGACTTTATTGGATGAGCTTAGAAAGCTTAGCTGGGCTTCCGCTGATGTTTTGATGGCATATGCAAGAGGTGGTGAACCTCCATATGGCTTCCCTAAATCATTAAATGTAGAGGAAGGCGGGGATGGCCCAGTATCTGCAGCTGACATGGCAGTGAATGAATTATTGATCTCTGGATTGAAGGATAATCTCGCTTTCAAAGAATGGGATATTTTAAGCGAAGAAACTTCTAAGGAGAAAACTTTTCAGCAAGATAATTATAAAAAAGATTGGTGTTGGATTCTTGATCCATTAGATGGGACAAAGGATTTTCTTCAAGGATCTGAAAACTATGCAGTTCATATTGCTTTGGCGTACAAAAAAAAGCCAAAAATCGGGATAGTTTTGATACCTGAAAAGAATGAATTATGGTTTGGAATTGTTGGGATTGGTGCATGGTTTGAAGATCGTGATGGCTCTAAAAACCACTTTTCTTTTAGTGATAGATTGGATATTTCGAAATTGATACTAGTTTCAAGTAAAAATCATCAACAATCAAAACTTAATAACCTTCTGTCAACTCTGTGCTTTGGTGAGACAAAAAAAATAGGCAGTGTCGGTTGTAAAGTTGCTTCAATCTTGAGGGGAGAAGCAGATGTTTATATCTCTCTATCTGGAAAAACTTCACCCAAGGATTGGGATATGGCTGCTCCACATGCTCTTATTGAGGCGGCTGGTGGTATGTTCTCTCATGCAGATGGAAAAAATTTAGTTTACCAAGAAAAAAACTATTCTCAATCTGGTTGTTTAATTGCAAGCCATGGAAAATCTCATCAAAAGATTTGCCAAAAAGCTATGGATTTTTTCTCTCTGGAAGAACCTAAATACTTCGTCTAA
- the rsmI gene encoding 16S rRNA (cytidine(1402)-2'-O)-methyltransferase, protein MDLIDEKQLQQERSEPCPGTLYLVGTPIGNLGDLSPRAKSILKNVSRIACEDTRRSGQLLKIIKSEVPLLSYHKHNFKSRQSQLLEILERGGSLALISDAGLPGINDPGEELVHAARSNSYEVICIPGPCAATTALVISGLPSERFCFEGFLPKKQSLRKKRLEDISQEQRTTVIYESPHQLIKLLEDLSISCGKERPIQIARELTKRYEESIGKTIEEVTKYFITNKPKGEFTIVLGGNNNKQQNKVSESEALNKLNTLINQGEKSNIAAQKVAEETGYKKKWLYSKLHKRLDK, encoded by the coding sequence ATGGATTTAATTGATGAAAAGCAACTTCAACAAGAAAGATCAGAACCTTGTCCAGGGACTCTTTACCTAGTAGGTACGCCAATAGGTAACTTAGGCGATTTATCACCAAGGGCAAAGTCAATACTTAAGAATGTTTCTCGAATAGCTTGTGAGGATACACGTAGAAGCGGACAATTATTGAAAATAATAAAATCTGAAGTACCACTACTGAGCTATCACAAACATAATTTCAAAAGTCGTCAATCTCAATTATTAGAAATCCTAGAACGTGGTGGGAGTCTTGCCTTAATTAGTGATGCTGGCTTGCCAGGGATCAATGACCCAGGAGAAGAACTTGTTCATGCTGCAAGATCTAATAGTTATGAAGTGATTTGCATACCTGGGCCTTGTGCAGCAACAACAGCGTTAGTAATAAGTGGATTGCCCTCAGAGAGATTTTGCTTTGAAGGGTTTCTACCAAAAAAACAAAGCCTTAGGAAGAAACGTTTGGAAGATATTTCTCAAGAACAAAGAACGACTGTAATCTATGAATCACCTCATCAATTAATCAAACTTTTAGAGGATTTATCTATTTCATGCGGAAAAGAACGCCCTATTCAAATCGCGAGAGAACTTACAAAAAGATATGAAGAGTCAATAGGTAAGACAATTGAGGAGGTAACAAAATATTTTATTACAAATAAGCCAAAAGGAGAATTCACAATAGTTTTAGGAGGAAATAATAATAAGCAACAGAATAAAGTAAGTGAATCAGAAGCCTTAAATAAGCTTAATACATTAATAAATCAAGGAGAAAAATCTAATATTGCAGCGCAAAAAGTCGCAGAAGAAACAGGATATAAAAAAAAATGGCTTTACTCCAAATTACATAAGAGGCTTGACAAATAA
- a CDS encoding tetratricopeptide repeat protein, giving the protein MSGFGEQKKSKKKSNKKTTHSKEEIINQAFKFHSQGNIREATKYYQNFISQGFKDHRVFTNYGGILRNLGKLKEAELLTRKATELKPDFAMAHSNMGTILIDLGKLKEAELSTRKAIELNPYIANDHLNLGNILIELGKLKEAELSTRKAIELNPDLADAHYNLGIILKYLNKLDESIYCYQKAIDLKKDLKKAIAEMGVTMTLIGNYKEGLQKIKEGYGSIIFNHTTNSMKIEI; this is encoded by the coding sequence ATGAGCGGTTTTGGAGAACAGAAAAAGTCAAAAAAGAAAAGCAATAAAAAGACCACACATTCTAAAGAAGAAATAATAAATCAAGCATTTAAGTTTCATTCACAAGGAAATATTCGAGAAGCTACAAAATATTATCAAAATTTTATAAGTCAAGGTTTCAAGGATCACAGAGTTTTTACTAATTACGGAGGCATATTAAGAAATCTTGGAAAATTAAAAGAAGCAGAATTATTAACCCGTAAAGCAACTGAGCTAAAACCTGATTTCGCAATGGCGCACTCCAACATGGGAACCATCTTGATAGATCTTGGTAAATTAAAAGAAGCAGAACTATCTACACGCAAAGCGATTGAACTCAATCCTTATATTGCAAATGATCATTTAAATCTTGGAAACATATTAATTGAACTTGGTAAATTAAAAGAAGCAGAATTATCTACTCGCAAAGCGATTGAACTTAATCCTGACTTAGCTGATGCTCATTACAATCTAGGTATCATCCTGAAATATCTAAACAAGTTAGATGAGTCTATATACTGTTACCAGAAAGCTATAGATTTAAAAAAAGATTTAAAAAAAGCGATAGCAGAAATGGGAGTTACGATGACCTTAATTGGAAATTACAAAGAAGGACTTCAAAAAATAAAAGAAGGCTATGGTTCAATTATCTTTAACCACACAACTAATTCTATGAAAATTGAAATTTAA
- a CDS encoding 2OG-Fe(II) oxygenase, whose product MERLNTPISNLHPNFISSWIIKPLSLCDDLIEYFESNKANQKKGLTGSGLNTNKKDSFDIVIRPKEIILPRNEVFKKYFEKLFECHSDYISQWPFINNLCQKYEIGSFNLQRYTPGQHFKEIHTERTGIGTLHRVFVFMTYLNDVKEGGSTYFSHYDLEIEPRKGLTLIWPAEWTHAHRGNILKAGKKYIITGWINFPS is encoded by the coding sequence ATGGAAAGATTAAACACACCAATTTCAAATCTACACCCTAATTTTATTAGCTCTTGGATCATAAAACCACTTTCATTATGCGATGATCTCATAGAGTATTTTGAATCAAATAAAGCAAATCAAAAAAAAGGATTAACGGGAAGTGGTTTAAATACTAATAAAAAAGATAGTTTTGACATAGTCATTAGGCCAAAAGAAATAATATTACCTAGAAATGAGGTTTTCAAAAAATACTTTGAAAAACTTTTTGAATGTCATAGTGATTACATTTCTCAATGGCCTTTTATAAACAATCTTTGTCAAAAATATGAAATTGGGTCTTTTAATCTACAAAGATATACACCAGGCCAGCATTTTAAGGAAATCCACACTGAGCGAACAGGAATAGGAACTCTTCATCGCGTTTTTGTTTTTATGACATATTTAAATGATGTAAAAGAAGGAGGTTCAACATATTTCAGCCACTATGATCTGGAAATTGAACCTCGAAAAGGCTTAACTTTAATTTGGCCTGCTGAATGGACACATGCCCACAGAGGTAACATATTAAAAGCTGGAAAAAAATACATCATTACGGGTTGGATCAATTTCCCTAGTTAA